GGTCGTCGAGGCCGGCCAGTCGAGCGGTGCTCGTGGACATCCAGCGGACCACGTCCTCCAGGCCGTACCCGCGGGTGCGGGCCTCGGTCCAGATGGCGGCCAGGCTCAGCTGGAGGCCGGAGATGCCGCCCCACGCGGTCGCGAAGTCGTCGGTCTTCAGGTCGGCCGTGGAGGGCGAGTGGTCGGTGACGACACAGTCGATGGTGCCGTCGGCGAGCGCCTGCCAGAGCAGGTCCTGGTTGGCGGCCTCGCGGATGGGCGGGCAGCACTTGAACTCGCTGGCACCGTCCGGGACTTCCTCCGCGGTGAGCGTGAGGTAGTGCGGACAGGTCTCCACGGTGATGCGGACACCTTCGGCCTTCGCCGCGGCGATCAGCGGCAGCGCGTCGCTCGACGACAGGTGCAGCACGTGCACGCGCGCGTTGAGGCGCCTGGCCTGGGCGATGAGGTTCTCGATCGCGGTGTCCTCGGCGTCGCGCGGCCGCGAGGCGAGGAAGTCCGCGTACTTCTGGCCCCCCTTCTGCGGGGCGGCGGCCAGGTGGTGCGGGTCCTCGGCGTGCACGATGAGGAGCCCGCCGAAGCCGGCGATCTCGGCCAGGGACTGGGCGAGCTGCTCCTGGTCGAGCTCCGGGAACTCGTCCACGCCCGACGGCGACAGGAACGCCTTGAAGCCGAAGACACCCGCGTCGTGCAGAGGCCGCAGGTCCTTGACGTTGTCGGGCAGCGCGCCGCCCCAGAAGCCGACGTCGATGTGCGCCTTGGAGGCGGCGACGTCCTTCTTCGTACGGAGGTTGTCGACCGTCGTGGTCGGCGGGAGGGAGTTGAGCGGCATGTCGATCAGGGTGGTGATGCCACCGGCGGCCGCGGCGCGCGTGGCGGTCCAGAAGCCCTCCCACTCGGTGCGCCCGGGGTCGTTGACGTGCACGTGGGTGTCGACGAGGCCGGGCAGCAGGACGTCGTCCCCGAAGTCCTCCAGCCGGGCCCCTTCCGGTACCTCGGCGTCGTACGCGAGTACGGCCGTGATCTTCCCCGCGGCGACCGCGACCGAAGCCGCGCGCGTCCCCTCGGGAGTGATGACGCGCGTCGAGCGCAGCACCAGTTCGACCCATCCGTCTTCGGACACCCGGACCCCTCTCTCCATGCCGCCGTTCACTTCCGCGTAACGGATTTACCTCCGCGTAACGGAATTCAACGTTCTGTTGAAGGAGTCTTCACTCCCGCCCCCACGCCGTCAAGGGCCCACCTCTCCACTCTGCCCCGGATGCGTCCACTCTGGACGTTTCCACAAAGTGGAAATATAATTCCGTCACGCAGAACGTAGCTACACACAACCGGGCAGTCAACCAACCGCCGGGTAGGCTGCATCACTGCCTCTCAGCATTGAAAGGACCGCCGCCGTGCCGTCGTCCAGCGCCAGCACCACCGACGCCGCCAAATCCTCCGCTCCCAGTGGTGGCGTCCAGTCCCTCGAGCGCGCCTTCGACCTGCTGGAGCGCATGGCGGACGCCGGGGGCGAAGTCGGCCTGAGCGAGCTCTCCGCGAGCAGCGGGCTGCCGCTGCCCACCATCCACCGTCTGATGCGCACGCTGGTGGCCTGCGGCTATGTCCGCCAGCAGCCCAACCGGCGGTACGCGCTCGGCCCCCGTCTCATCCGCCTCGGCGAGTCCTCGGCCAGGCTTCTGGGCACCTGGGCCCGCCCGTATCTGGCGCGCCTCGTCGAGGAGACCGGCGAGACGGCGAACATGGCGCTGCTCGACGGCGACGAGATCGTCTACGTGGCGCAGGTGCCGTCCAAGCACTCGATGCGCATGTTCACCGAGGTCGGCCGGCGGGTGCTGCCGCACTCCACGGGCGTGGGCAAGGCGCTGCTCGCGCACACCCCGGCGAACGAGGTGCGCGCGCTGCTGGCCCGTACCGGTATGCCCGCCGCCACGGACAAGACGATCACCACCGCGGACGGCTTCCTCACCGCCCTCGAAGAGGTGCGCCGGCTCGGCTACGCGATCGACGACAACGAGCAGGAGATCGGCGTCCGCTGCCTGGCGGTGTCCGTGCCCGACTCCCCCACCGCGGCCGCCATCTCGATCTCCGGCCCCGCGGGCCGGGTCACCGAGGCGGCCACCGAGCGGATCGTGCCCGTGCTCCAGCAGGTCGCCGTGGAGCTGTCGCAGGCACTGGCGAACCCGGGCCCTGCCGCCTAGGACGCCCTCATCGACGTATCGCCGAACCCGCTGTAGAGCTCGCCGTCGAACTCACCGGCGTGCAGGCGGTCTTGAGCCGCCCGTCCGTCATCTCCAGCACCTCGTCCGCCTCGTCGAGGTGGGCGCGGTCGTGCGTCACGAGGACGGTCGCCGTGGCGCGCTCGCGGGTGAGCCGGGCCAGCAGGTCGAGCACGGCCGCGCCGCGCTCGTGGTCGAGCGCGCTCGTCGGCTCGTCCACCAGGAGGACGGACGGCTCGTTGACCAGGGCGCGGGCGATGTTGACCCGCTGGCGCTGACCGCCCGACAGCTGGTGCGGACGCCGGTGGGCCAGCTCGGCCAGCCCGACCGCGTCCAGCAACTCCCGCGCACGGTCCGCCACTTGGCGCCGCCCGTCCAGGTGGCCCATCACCAGGAGCTGTTCCAGCGCCGTCAGTGACGGCAGCAGGTTGGGCTGCTGGAAGACGATGCCGATCTCGCGGCGGCGCAGCAGGGCCCGCTCGGCGGGGCTCAGTTCCGCCGTCTCCGTACCGCTGACCAGCACGCGTCCGTGGTCCGGCGTCACCAGGGTCGCGGCCACCGCGAGCAGGCTGGACTTGCCGGAGCCGGAGGGGCCGACGACCGCGGTCATGGTGCCCGCGGGCACCTCGACGCCGACTGCGTCGAGGGCGGTCAGCCGCCCGTCGCCGTCCGGGTAGGTGAGGGTGATGCGGTCCAGTACGAGGGTCATCGGGCGCTCCCCAGTGCGGTCAGCGGGTCGACGGCGGTGATGCGGCGGACGGACAGGCCCGCGCCGAGTGCTCCGAGGGCGATCATCACGCCGGCGGGGCCGAGGACGGTCGGCGCGTCGAGCACGAAGGGCACGTCGCCGCCCCGGACCAGCCCGCCGATCGCGGCGGCGAGGCCGACCCCGAGGGCGGTGCCCGCCGCGAGCATCAGCACGGCCTGCCCGAGTGCGTCCCGCAGCAGATACGGCGTCGACGCGCCCAGCGCCTTCAGTACGGCGATGTCGCCGGACCGCTGGATGGTCCACACCGTGAAGAACGCCCCTATGACGAGCGCCGAAATGACGAACAGAAATGCGCGCATGAGCTGGAGCGAGCCGTTCTCTGCCTGGTAGGAGCCGATGGCGGTGAGCGCGTCGTCCTTGGTGAGGGTCCGGGTGCCGGCGGCGCGGTCGGCCGCCGCGAGGTCGGCGCCGTCGGCGCGCAGCGCGATCACCGTGGCGGGACCGGACAGCTCGGTCCACACCACCGGCGTATGGCTGTACGAGGCCTCACCGGCGACCGCGGTGACGGTCCGCTCGGTGCCGCCGAGCCGCACCCGGTCCCCGACGGTGACGTCCAGCGCGGCGGCGGCCTTCTTGGACAGCACGATCTCCTCCGGCCCGACACCGTGCGGGGCGATCCCCGCGTCCGGGCGGACGGCGAAGGACGACACCGCGGCCGTACGGTCCCCGGCGGCGGCGTTGAGTGTGCGGATGCCGATCGGCTCCGCGGAGGTGACGCCCGGCCGGTCGGCCCAGGTCCGCCAGGCGCGCTCCGGAACGGTCGAGCCGGTGAAGGACACGGACTGACCGGCGGGCGGCCGGGCGAAGGCGAGGTGGTCGGCGGGCAGGCCGGTGACCGCCGAGGTGTTCTCCTCGGCGAGCCCGGCGGTCAGGCCGGACAGCAGCCCCACGAGCAGGGTGATCAGCACGACCACGGCGCCCATCAGGGCGAACCGCCCCTTGGCCAACCTGAGGTCTCTCCATGCGACGAACATGCCCCCACCCTGGGGCCCGGGCCCCGGCCGGGGCATCGCGCCACGGCACGGTTCACCCGCATCGAAGGAGGGACGCCTCTTTCAAACTTTCGGTTGACCGGGGCCCGCCGCGGCCCGCTTACGCTGGAACGACCATGGAAATCCGCGAGCACTCCACCGTCGTCGTCGCCCTGCGCCTGTGCCTGTACGCACTGCTCGCGGGGCTGCTGGTGCTGGCGGCGGTGCGCGCCGGGGACAGCGCGCACCCGGTGGCGGTGGTCGCCGCCGTGCTCGTGATGGGCGCGGTGTCCGCAGTCGGTGCCGCGAGCCCGCGGGTCAACCGCTCCCGGCGTACGGCAGCGATGTGGCTGGCGGCGGTGAGCGCGGCCTGGCTGGTGCTGCTCGTGCTGTCCCCGGACGGCCTGTGGGCGGCGTTCCCGCTCTACTTCCTGCAACTGCACCTGTTGCCCGTGCGCTGGAGCCTGCCCGCGGTCGCGCTGACCGCGGGGGCCGCCATCGCGAGCTTCCTGGTGCACAGCGGGCACATCACTCCGGGCGCGTTCATCGGCCCGCTGCTCGGAGCGGCGGTCGCGGTCGCCACGGTGCTCGGGTACGAGGCGCTGTACCGGGAGAGCGAGCGGCGCCGCGAGCTCATCGAGGAGCTGATCGCCACCCGCGCCGAGCTCGCCGACGCCGAGCGCACCGCGGGCACCCTCGCCGAGCGCGAGCGGCTGGCCCACGAGATCCACGACACCCTCGCCCAGGGTCTGTCCAGCATCCAGCTCCTGCTGCGCGCCGCCCAGCGCCTGATCCCCGCCGACTCCCCGGCGTCCCCGCACATCGAGCAGGCCCGCGCCGCCGCGCAGGACAACCTCGCCGAGGCCCGCCGCTTCGTCCGCGCCCTCACCCCGCCGGACCTGGCGCGCGGCTCGCTCGCCGGAGCGCTGGAGCGGCTGTGCCTGTCGGGCGCCGTCGACGCGCCGAAGGTCCGCTTCTCGGTGAGCGGCACCCCGGCCGAGCTGCCCACGCCGTACGAGGTGGCGCTGCTGCGGATCGCCCAGTCGGCGCTGGGCAACACGCTGCGGCACGCGCGCGCCGGCCGCGCCGAGATCACGCTCAGCTTCATGGACACGGCGGTCGCCCTGGACGTGGTGGACGACGGCGCGGGCTTCGACCCGGGTTCCGTACGCGGCGGACGCGACAGCGGCTTC
Above is a genomic segment from Streptomyces sp. R21 containing:
- a CDS encoding ABC transporter ATP-binding protein; this encodes MTLVLDRITLTYPDGDGRLTALDAVGVEVPAGTMTAVVGPSGSGKSSLLAVAATLVTPDHGRVLVSGTETAELSPAERALLRRREIGIVFQQPNLLPSLTALEQLLVMGHLDGRRQVADRARELLDAVGLAELAHRRPHQLSGGQRQRVNIARALVNEPSVLLVDEPTSALDHERGAAVLDLLARLTRERATATVLVTHDRAHLDEADEVLEMTDGRLKTACTPVSSTASSTAGSAIRR
- a CDS encoding sensor histidine kinase yields the protein MEIREHSTVVVALRLCLYALLAGLLVLAAVRAGDSAHPVAVVAAVLVMGAVSAVGAASPRVNRSRRTAAMWLAAVSAAWLVLLVLSPDGLWAAFPLYFLQLHLLPVRWSLPAVALTAGAAIASFLVHSGHITPGAFIGPLLGAAVAVATVLGYEALYRESERRRELIEELIATRAELADAERTAGTLAERERLAHEIHDTLAQGLSSIQLLLRAAQRLIPADSPASPHIEQARAAAQDNLAEARRFVRALTPPDLARGSLAGALERLCLSGAVDAPKVRFSVSGTPAELPTPYEVALLRIAQSALGNTLRHARAGRAEITLSFMDTAVALDVVDDGAGFDPGSVRGGRDSGFGLPAMRSRAQSLGGTFAVESAPGQGTAVAVTLPLPAPDERVPRPRVPRAAGSHA
- a CDS encoding ABC transporter permease; this encodes MFVAWRDLRLAKGRFALMGAVVVLITLLVGLLSGLTAGLAEENTSAVTGLPADHLAFARPPAGQSVSFTGSTVPERAWRTWADRPGVTSAEPIGIRTLNAAAGDRTAAVSSFAVRPDAGIAPHGVGPEEIVLSKKAAAALDVTVGDRVRLGGTERTVTAVAGEASYSHTPVVWTELSGPATVIALRADGADLAAADRAAGTRTLTKDDALTAIGSYQAENGSLQLMRAFLFVISALVIGAFFTVWTIQRSGDIAVLKALGASTPYLLRDALGQAVLMLAAGTALGVGLAAAIGGLVRGGDVPFVLDAPTVLGPAGVMIALGALGAGLSVRRITAVDPLTALGSAR
- a CDS encoding IclR family transcriptional regulator codes for the protein MPSSSASTTDAAKSSAPSGGVQSLERAFDLLERMADAGGEVGLSELSASSGLPLPTIHRLMRTLVACGYVRQQPNRRYALGPRLIRLGESSARLLGTWARPYLARLVEETGETANMALLDGDEIVYVAQVPSKHSMRMFTEVGRRVLPHSTGVGKALLAHTPANEVRALLARTGMPAATDKTITTADGFLTALEEVRRLGYAIDDNEQEIGVRCLAVSVPDSPTAAAISISGPAGRVTEAATERIVPVLQQVAVELSQALANPGPAA
- the allB gene encoding allantoinase AllB; translation: MERGVRVSEDGWVELVLRSTRVITPEGTRAASVAVAAGKITAVLAYDAEVPEGARLEDFGDDVLLPGLVDTHVHVNDPGRTEWEGFWTATRAAAAGGITTLIDMPLNSLPPTTTVDNLRTKKDVAASKAHIDVGFWGGALPDNVKDLRPLHDAGVFGFKAFLSPSGVDEFPELDQEQLAQSLAEIAGFGGLLIVHAEDPHHLAAAPQKGGQKYADFLASRPRDAEDTAIENLIAQARRLNARVHVLHLSSSDALPLIAAAKAEGVRITVETCPHYLTLTAEEVPDGASEFKCCPPIREAANQDLLWQALADGTIDCVVTDHSPSTADLKTDDFATAWGGISGLQLSLAAIWTEARTRGYGLEDVVRWMSTSTARLAGLDDRKGAIEAGRDADFAVLAPDETFTVDPAELQHRNRVTAYAGKTLSGVVKSTWLRGQRIVADGEFTEPTGQLLTRHS